The Gammaproteobacteria bacterium nucleotide sequence GGGCCTGTGTTCTGCTGACATAAGACGGTGGGATGACTAAAAGGGAGAGTGTGTGTGGATATCGATAAACCTGTCAACACGCCAGTCTACAGACCCAGCAAACGCGCCAGGGTTTCCAACGACTCCATTACTTCCGGCGGGCCTTCGACAAACAGCACCAGTTGGTCGCCCTGCGCCGAGGCCGCAAAGTCCTCCAGCAGCTGCCGGATGGCGCGCGGCGGCGGCAACTGATCCAGATGCAGCAGTCCGAGCGGCGCACTCCCCTCGACCAACCCACCCTGCCAGAGACAGTCCGGCGCGCTGCCGACCTCGCGCGGCACGATCGGCAGCCCCGCGAATTCCCCGCTCAGCCAGGTCCGTCCCTCCAGGGCGCCCGCATCCACCACCAGACCCGCCAGCCGTTCGCCCAATGCCCGGAGACAGGCCAACGTCCCGGCATGGCCCGCATCCCCTGTTTGCTCTGCATGCAGTTCCACGTAGATGGCGAATCCCTCGCCGGCATCCCCGGCCCATTGGCGCAGCTGGTCCTCGCCGGCGGCGGCGAATGCCTCAGCGGGCATCAGCACGCTTCTAAAAGCGTTCGCGTAATAGCCCAGGCGCCACTCGGGCGGCAGGTCTTCCGGATACCAGCGCGCCACCCAGGCGGATTGTTGCCACCCGTAGGCGGCCACTTCCAGGGTACGCACATCGGCCATCACTGCCTCCTCGCTTGAACCGTCGGTTTTCTGGATTATCTTTGGCCACACTACCCCCCTCATGACACCCGCAGGGAATTGCGAATAGTCATGGACTGGGTTCGACCGGATGGCCTATAGTGGCTTGCAGAGGGGATTCAAAGCCCCCATTGAATAACTGATTATCCCTAACCTGAGTAATTTCATGTCCCTGATTTCCGGCTTTATCCAGCTCCCATGGTGGGGCTACATCCTCGTTACGCTCGGCCTGACCCATATCACCATCGCCAGCGTGACCCTGTTCCTGCACCGCGCCCAGGCGCACCGCGCCCTGGACCTGCACCCCGTCGTCAGCCACTTTTTCCGTTTCTGGCTGTGGCTGACCACCGGCATGGTGACCAAACAGTGGGTCGCCGTGCACCGCAAGCACCACGCCAAATGCGAAGGCCCGGAAGACCCGCACAGCCCGCATGTGGCGGGTATCGACAAGGTGATGCTCGAGGGTGCCGAACTGTATCGCAAAGAGGCGGACAACGCCGAAACCCTGGAACAATACGGGCATGGCACGCCGAACGACTGGCTGGAGCGCCACCTGTATTCCAAGCGCAATTTCTGGGGTGTCTCGCTGCTGGCCGTTATCGACTTCCTGCTGTTCGGTTTCTACGGCATCACCATCTGGGCCATCCAGATGCTGTGGATCCCGTTCTGGGCCGCGGGCATCATCAACGGCCTGGGTCACTGGTGGGGGTATCGCAACTTCGAACCCCGCGACGGCTCGACCAACCTGATCAATATCGGCTTCCTGATCGGCGGCGAGGAGATGCACAACAATCACCATGCCTTCCCGAGTTCGGCCAAATTCTCGGTCAAGCCCTGGGAATTCGACATCGGCTGGTTCTACATCCGCATCCTGTCCCTGCTCGGCCTGGCCAAGGTGCGGCGCACCGCACCGCGCCTCGCACACGAGACGAGCAAGGAGCACATCGACCTGGAGACGGCGCGCGCCATCATCTCCGGTCGCATGCACATCATGGC carries:
- a CDS encoding fatty acid desaturase, whose translation is MISGFIQLPWWGYILVTLGLTHITIASVTLFLHRAQAHRALDLHPVVSHFFRFWLWLTTGMVTKQWVAVHRKHHAKCEGPEDPHSPHVAGIDKVMLEGAELYRKEADNAETLEQYGHGTPNDWLERHLYSKRNFWGVSLLAVIDFLLFGFYGITIWAIQMLWIPFWAAGIINGLGHWWGYRNFEPRDGSTNLINIGFLIGGEEMHNNHHAFPSSAKFSVKPWEFDIGWFYIRILSLLGLAKVRRTAPRLAHETSKEHIDLETARAIISGRMHIMADYARQVIRPVLRQEIAQTEDGGMKALLVRARHALIREESRMTSRLRERLDNALHHNAMLETVYNYRKQLQETWDKTHANQEKLLQSLQEWCQRAEASGIQALQEFAASLRGLTLKTG